Proteins from one Nitrobacteraceae bacterium AZCC 2146 genomic window:
- a CDS encoding 3-methylcrotonyl-CoA carboxylase alpha subunit (product_source=KO:K01968; cath_funfam=2.40.50.100,3.30.470.20; cog=COG4770; ko=KO:K01968; pfam=PF00289,PF00364,PF02785,PF02786; smart=SM00878; superfamily=51230,56059; tigrfam=TIGR00514), whose product MASSALYRRFRTLLIANRGEIACRVIRTARAMGLRTVAVYSEADRDALHVAEADEAVLIGPARARDSYLSIERILEAAKKSGAEAIHPGYGFLSESAEFAQACADAGIVFVGPTAAMITAMGSKSGSKMLMEKAGVPLVPGFHGEAQDDVTLAAEAGKIGFPVLLKASAGGGGRGMRVVRSAGELAAAIVSAKREAKAAFSDDRMLIEKYVDNPRHIEVQIVGDSHGNLLSLFERECTLQRRHQKVIEEAPSPTLNAAQREAVCSAARKAAGAVNYVGAGTIEFVSDGKDVFFIEMNTRLQVEHPVTELITGVDLVEWQLRISFGEKLPLTQDQIKLNGHAIEARVYAENPHKNFMPSVGKIRTWRTPEESNGLRIDAGYRQGDAVSPNYDAMLAKVIAWAPTRDAAIDRLNRGLEDIDVRGIVTNIPFLSALVTHPDVRANAIDTGFIERELKTLTPPSTTPGDIELCAAVAAIVGEEEAAQAGVTSPWQTAGWMPVGRRQRVFKFRHGADEHKVTLQYGSGPAKLVIGHHEFAFTSSPGKDGHFDLTLDGSRSRVVAVIEGHELYLRTRNGRFDIHWVDPFGGDDEEQVGEDKIVAPLPGTVVALLAEEGATLEKGTAILTLEVMKMEQTLRAPFAGVLKSIKCKVGDIVQEGVELAEVEPTELKPA is encoded by the coding sequence GCACGCTGCTGATCGCCAACCGCGGCGAGATCGCCTGCCGCGTCATCCGCACCGCCCGCGCCATGGGCCTGCGCACTGTTGCGGTCTATTCCGAGGCCGATCGCGATGCGCTGCATGTGGCCGAGGCCGACGAGGCCGTGCTGATCGGGCCGGCGCGGGCCCGCGACAGCTATCTCAGCATCGAACGTATCCTTGAGGCCGCGAAAAAGAGTGGCGCCGAGGCGATCCATCCCGGCTACGGTTTTCTTTCCGAAAGCGCCGAATTCGCGCAGGCCTGTGCCGATGCCGGAATCGTATTTGTCGGCCCGACCGCCGCCATGATCACCGCGATGGGCTCGAAGTCGGGCTCGAAGATGCTGATGGAAAAGGCGGGCGTGCCACTGGTGCCGGGCTTTCACGGCGAGGCGCAGGACGACGTGACGTTGGCGGCCGAGGCCGGCAAGATCGGCTTTCCCGTGTTGCTCAAAGCCTCCGCCGGCGGCGGTGGGCGGGGCATGCGGGTGGTGCGTTCCGCGGGCGAACTGGCCGCGGCGATCGTCAGCGCCAAGCGCGAGGCCAAGGCGGCGTTCAGCGATGACCGCATGCTGATCGAGAAATATGTCGACAATCCCCGCCACATCGAGGTGCAGATCGTCGGCGACAGCCATGGAAATCTTCTGTCGCTGTTCGAGCGCGAATGCACCTTGCAGCGCCGCCACCAGAAGGTGATCGAGGAAGCGCCGTCGCCGACGCTCAACGCCGCGCAGCGCGAAGCCGTCTGCTCCGCCGCGCGAAAGGCCGCGGGGGCGGTGAACTACGTCGGCGCCGGCACCATCGAATTCGTCTCGGATGGCAAGGACGTGTTCTTCATCGAGATGAACACCCGGTTGCAGGTCGAGCATCCCGTCACCGAACTGATCACCGGCGTCGATCTGGTCGAGTGGCAGTTGCGTATCTCGTTCGGCGAAAAGCTGCCGCTGACGCAGGATCAGATTAAGCTCAACGGCCACGCCATCGAGGCGCGGGTCTATGCGGAAAATCCGCACAAGAATTTCATGCCATCGGTCGGAAAGATCCGGACCTGGCGCACGCCCGAGGAAAGCAATGGCCTGCGCATCGACGCCGGCTATCGCCAGGGAGACGCGGTGTCGCCGAATTACGACGCCATGCTGGCCAAGGTGATCGCCTGGGCGCCGACGCGGGATGCCGCGATCGACCGTCTCAATCGCGGGCTGGAGGACATCGACGTCCGCGGTATCGTGACCAACATTCCATTCCTGTCGGCGCTGGTGACGCATCCGGATGTACGTGCCAATGCCATCGACACCGGCTTCATCGAACGCGAGCTGAAGACCCTGACGCCGCCCTCGACGACGCCAGGTGACATCGAGCTTTGCGCCGCTGTCGCTGCGATCGTGGGCGAAGAGGAAGCGGCGCAAGCCGGCGTGACGTCGCCGTGGCAGACCGCGGGCTGGATGCCGGTCGGCCGCCGCCAGCGCGTGTTCAAATTTCGCCATGGCGCCGACGAGCATAAGGTGACGTTGCAGTATGGCAGCGGGCCCGCGAAGCTCGTGATCGGCCATCACGAGTTCGCTTTCACATCGTCACCCGGCAAGGACGGCCATTTCGATCTCACGCTGGACGGATCGCGCTCGCGCGTCGTCGCGGTCATCGAAGGCCATGAGCTCTATCTGCGCACCCGCAACGGCCGCTTCGACATCCACTGGGTCGATCCATTCGGCGGCGATGATGAAGAGCAGGTCGGCGAGGACAAGATCGTGGCGCCGCTGCCCGGCACCGTGGTGGCGCTACTGGCCGAGGAGGGCGCGACGCTTGAGAAGGGCACCGCGATCCTTACCCTGGAAGTCATGAAGATGGAGCAGACGCTGCGGGCGCCGTTCGCCGGCGTGTTGAAAAGCATCAAGTGCAAGGTCGGGGACATCGTGCAGGAAGGCGTCGAGCTGGCCGAGGTTGAGCCCACCGAATTGAAACCAGCATGA
- a CDS encoding hydroxymethylglutaryl-CoA lyase (product_source=KO:K01640; cath_funfam=3.20.20.70; cog=COG0119; ko=KO:K01640; pfam=PF00682; superfamily=51569) — MSDQVHIVEVGPRDGLQNEKTFVSVEARVAFIEALLAAGLDIIEVGAFVSPKAIPQMVGSDQVLRAVDHYPDAEFHVLVPNEKGYDAARAAGAKVIAVFASASEGFSRANINCSVAESIERFKPVIARAKADGIKVRGYVSCVLGCPYDGEVKPQAVVDVSKVLWDLGCYEVSLGDTIGVGTPTKARQLLRAVAGSVPMAKLAMHFHDTYGQALANLYAGLEEGARVIDSAAGGLGGCPYAPGATGNVGTEDVVYMLEGMGIATGVDMAKLLAATNAVSQLIGRPPVSRVASALNAKKRAAK, encoded by the coding sequence ATGAGTGATCAGGTCCACATCGTCGAAGTCGGCCCGCGCGACGGGCTGCAGAACGAAAAGACGTTTGTGAGCGTCGAGGCACGCGTTGCTTTCATCGAGGCGTTGCTCGCAGCCGGTCTTGATATCATCGAGGTTGGTGCCTTCGTATCGCCGAAAGCGATTCCGCAGATGGTGGGCTCGGATCAGGTGCTGCGCGCCGTCGACCATTATCCCGACGCCGAATTCCACGTGCTGGTACCGAATGAAAAAGGCTATGACGCTGCGCGCGCCGCTGGCGCCAAGGTGATCGCGGTGTTTGCCTCGGCCTCCGAAGGGTTTTCCCGCGCCAATATCAATTGCTCGGTCGCGGAATCGATCGAGCGTTTCAAGCCGGTGATCGCGCGCGCCAAAGCCGACGGCATCAAGGTGCGCGGCTATGTCTCCTGCGTGCTCGGCTGTCCCTATGACGGCGAGGTCAAGCCGCAGGCCGTGGTGGACGTCTCAAAAGTGCTGTGGGACCTCGGCTGCTACGAGGTGTCGCTCGGCGACACGATCGGCGTCGGCACGCCCACCAAGGCGCGGCAGCTGCTGCGCGCCGTCGCCGGCTCCGTGCCGATGGCCAAGCTGGCGATGCATTTCCACGACACTTACGGGCAGGCGCTGGCCAATCTCTATGCCGGCCTGGAAGAGGGCGCCCGCGTCATCGATTCCGCCGCCGGCGGCCTCGGCGGCTGTCCCTATGCGCCGGGCGCGACGGGCAATGTCGGCACCGAGGATGTGGTCTACATGCTGGAAGGCATGGGCATTGCGACGGGTGTCGACATGGCGAAGCTGCTGGCTGCGACCAATGCGGTCAGCCAGCTGATCGGCCGGCCGCCGGTGAGTCGTGTGGCGTCAGCGCTGAATGCGAAGAAGCGGGCGGCAAAGTGA
- a CDS encoding hypothetical protein (product_source=Hypo-rule applied; pfam=PF07676; superfamily=69304), with translation MVALTLPCVSGTAVQCTDGSSLMPNPSPVRPVFILPSGAYSDYRPVIDKDGQQVIFERTIAGSGTVLYRIADLSNPVAQPLFSATYPSSRADWSWITGQIAFNYGPEAAPTAVVIADIGVADPAPLIGTGNMDYPVWFPGAGTQWLAVMNDQPVMWPVVKPQTSMISIAGNIVPPILSGAGIWAGMPSVNQASELVFAGQLPDGGTYDQDNNCIWRTDAGGLNLRPLEANFSGLPNSQGRAPWWSPDGQWVVFESNRPIPKNGQPNGGNPDNLYAIYLYRADQTGGPALRVTDPGFNMNHAKFFPAGFNGVPGDPQLIVSSWRGSPAAGPYALATLSIGLFISG, from the coding sequence GTGGTAGCATTGACGTTGCCGTGCGTATCCGGCACGGCCGTGCAATGCACTGATGGGAGTTCGCTGATGCCGAATCCTTCCCCCGTGCGTCCTGTTTTCATTCTTCCGTCGGGCGCCTATTCCGACTATCGCCCGGTCATCGACAAGGATGGGCAGCAGGTCATTTTCGAGCGCACGATTGCTGGAAGCGGGACGGTCCTCTACCGGATTGCAGACCTGAGCAATCCCGTCGCTCAACCGTTGTTCTCGGCAACCTATCCGTCGAGCCGCGCCGATTGGTCCTGGATCACGGGCCAGATCGCTTTCAACTATGGTCCCGAGGCGGCTCCCACCGCCGTAGTTATTGCTGATATCGGGGTCGCCGATCCTGCTCCGCTGATCGGCACGGGAAACATGGACTATCCCGTCTGGTTTCCGGGCGCAGGCACCCAGTGGCTCGCAGTCATGAATGACCAGCCGGTCATGTGGCCGGTGGTGAAGCCCCAAACGTCGATGATATCCATCGCCGGCAACATCGTGCCACCGATATTGTCCGGTGCGGGCATATGGGCGGGGATGCCGAGCGTGAACCAGGCATCCGAGTTGGTGTTTGCGGGACAGCTGCCCGATGGCGGGACCTATGACCAGGACAACAATTGTATTTGGCGAACCGACGCTGGCGGGCTCAATCTCCGGCCGCTCGAAGCCAATTTTAGCGGTCTTCCGAATTCGCAGGGCCGGGCGCCGTGGTGGTCGCCGGACGGCCAGTGGGTGGTTTTCGAGTCCAATCGACCGATCCCGAAGAATGGTCAGCCGAACGGCGGTAATCCAGACAATCTTTACGCCATCTATCTCTACAGGGCCGACCAGACCGGCGGCCCGGCCTTGCGGGTCACCGATCCCGGCTTCAACATGAATCACGCGAAGTTCTTTCCGGCAGGATTCAATGGCGTTCCGGGCGATCCCCAATTGATCGTATCGTCATGGAGGGGATCTCCTGCTGCTGGCCCTTATGCACTTGCGACGTTGTCGATCGGGCTATTCATCAGCGGCTGA